The proteins below are encoded in one region of Alistipes indistinctus YIT 12060:
- a CDS encoding glycosyl hydrolase, protein MNRRDFLIRSALLAAGGFVSAASPALAETAAKAAAAAGAAKAAGGQFSFDSDIYSQFRNPDIRYRPFARWWWNGNKVEAHELVRELRLLKEANIGGVEIYPVGLPEDTDDAGIPTLKWLSDEWIDMVKVTLDEADRLGMTCDLMVGTGWPYGGDFVPHEDRAQVVVVDAVKLTGPTVYETSAYSIFKRADPEATTPADSRTFELLSLSLVPDPLSSLDRVRDLSGQKDNDLIRVDVPAGDHYFYALVKVHDFAGVINGAPGGDGPFIDHMKKDVVQKYLDHMSDTIQKRIGPLAGRIRSFLTDSMELEGSNWTDSMADRFKERYGYDLMPYLPLMLWKTHRLGDVWEYSYGAQKSPELQEAIDRVRYDFETLKAEMLDECYTQTYCKWCNDQGAKSKGQAYGRGFFPLESSLHYDIPEGEAWTTNYLKHRLGEEMPNDDYRRGRGYVMINKYVSSAAHLTGKRVVSCEEMTNTYHVFNATLELLKVGSDQSIISGITQSIYHGFNYSPPAAPFPGWIRYGSYYNENNPWWPYFKYFNTYKARLATLLQNADMYTDIALLTPIPDLWTRYGVQTEPFPGPGPLAVPYTSLVWEAIHKHGGGCDYTSERVIAGSTVENGKLCYGPKQYGTLFLVGIEGIEPATLEKLHTFVQQGGRIFCIERYPSKSLGFVDYERRDREVRDWVEKLKGYPERFILLERPEGDDFYAWYPAMCEKYRIPHYLGFSSPDRYLMQNRYRTDDGTEILFFAYANRREPHRTEVRVGPEVAGGRYPWLLDTQSGERWRIPSEGGTFTLEFGPCDSYVVVFDKQKNGEPWRPLPAAGANAQRLEGWDVELRHGREGWTKSTRMQTLLDLRDTEFTSFMGTAVYRKRFDADELRGTVLNLGEVAGVSDVRLNGKELGVQWYGRRLYDLSGALEPGENELEVRVTTTMGNYMKTLTDNKIAQKWTNRKSKEQPQQSMGLLGPVTVYRNRA, encoded by the coding sequence ATGAACAGACGCGACTTTTTAATACGCAGTGCCTTGCTGGCCGCCGGAGGCTTCGTCTCCGCGGCCTCGCCGGCGTTGGCCGAAACCGCCGCGAAGGCGGCTGCGGCAGCCGGGGCCGCAAAGGCGGCCGGCGGTCAGTTCAGCTTCGACAGCGACATCTACAGCCAGTTCCGCAACCCGGACATCCGCTACCGCCCCTTCGCACGGTGGTGGTGGAACGGCAACAAGGTGGAAGCGCACGAGCTGGTGCGCGAACTGCGTCTGTTGAAAGAGGCGAACATCGGCGGCGTGGAGATCTACCCCGTCGGGCTTCCGGAGGATACCGACGACGCGGGTATCCCGACGCTCAAGTGGCTCAGCGACGAGTGGATCGACATGGTGAAGGTGACCCTCGACGAAGCGGACCGGCTCGGCATGACCTGCGATCTGATGGTCGGCACCGGCTGGCCCTACGGCGGCGATTTCGTGCCGCACGAAGACCGGGCGCAGGTGGTGGTGGTCGATGCGGTGAAACTCACCGGCCCCACCGTGTACGAAACCTCGGCCTACAGCATTTTCAAACGAGCCGACCCGGAAGCGACGACGCCCGCCGACAGCCGCACGTTCGAGTTGCTGTCGCTCTCGCTGGTCCCCGACCCGCTCTCCTCGCTCGACCGGGTCAGGGACCTCTCCGGCCAAAAAGACAACGACCTGATCCGCGTCGACGTTCCAGCAGGCGACCACTATTTCTATGCGTTGGTCAAGGTGCACGATTTCGCCGGGGTGATCAACGGCGCCCCGGGAGGCGACGGCCCGTTCATCGACCACATGAAAAAAGATGTGGTGCAGAAATACCTCGACCACATGTCCGACACGATCCAAAAACGGATCGGGCCGCTCGCGGGCCGCATCCGTTCGTTCCTCACCGATTCGATGGAGCTCGAAGGGTCGAACTGGACGGATTCTATGGCCGACCGGTTCAAGGAGCGTTACGGATACGACCTGATGCCCTACCTGCCGCTGATGCTGTGGAAGACCCACCGCCTCGGCGACGTGTGGGAGTACAGCTACGGGGCACAGAAATCGCCCGAGCTGCAGGAGGCGATCGACCGCGTGCGCTACGATTTCGAGACGCTGAAGGCCGAAATGCTCGACGAGTGCTACACGCAGACCTACTGCAAATGGTGCAACGACCAGGGAGCGAAATCGAAAGGCCAGGCCTACGGCCGCGGCTTCTTCCCGCTCGAGAGCAGCCTGCACTACGACATTCCCGAGGGGGAGGCCTGGACGACCAACTACCTCAAGCACCGCCTCGGCGAAGAGATGCCCAACGACGACTACCGCCGGGGCCGCGGCTACGTGATGATCAACAAATACGTCTCTTCGGCGGCGCACCTGACCGGCAAACGGGTCGTGAGCTGCGAGGAGATGACCAACACCTACCACGTCTTCAACGCAACGCTCGAACTGCTGAAAGTAGGTTCGGACCAGAGCATCATCTCCGGCATCACGCAGTCGATCTACCACGGTTTCAACTACTCGCCGCCCGCGGCTCCGTTCCCCGGCTGGATCCGCTACGGCTCCTACTACAACGAGAACAACCCGTGGTGGCCGTACTTCAAATACTTCAACACCTACAAGGCGCGCCTGGCCACGTTGTTGCAAAACGCGGACATGTACACCGACATCGCGCTGCTCACGCCGATTCCCGACCTGTGGACGCGCTACGGCGTACAGACCGAACCGTTCCCCGGCCCCGGACCGCTGGCGGTGCCCTACACCTCGCTGGTGTGGGAAGCGATCCATAAACACGGCGGCGGATGCGATTACACGTCGGAACGCGTGATCGCCGGCTCGACGGTCGAAAACGGCAAGCTGTGCTACGGCCCGAAACAGTACGGCACCCTCTTCCTGGTGGGTATCGAAGGCATCGAGCCGGCTACGCTCGAAAAGCTCCATACGTTCGTACAGCAGGGCGGCCGCATCTTCTGCATCGAACGTTACCCGTCCAAATCGCTCGGCTTCGTCGATTACGAACGGCGCGACAGGGAGGTGCGCGACTGGGTCGAAAAGCTCAAAGGCTACCCGGAGCGTTTCATCCTGCTTGAACGGCCCGAAGGCGACGATTTCTACGCATGGTATCCGGCCATGTGCGAAAAGTACCGCATCCCGCACTACCTCGGCTTCTCGTCGCCCGACCGTTACCTGATGCAAAACCGTTACCGCACCGACGACGGCACCGAAATACTTTTCTTCGCCTATGCGAACCGCCGCGAACCGCACCGGACCGAAGTGCGCGTCGGGCCGGAAGTGGCGGGAGGCCGCTACCCGTGGCTGCTCGACACGCAGAGCGGCGAGCGTTGGCGCATTCCTTCAGAGGGTGGCACTTTCACGCTGGAATTCGGCCCGTGCGACTCGTATGTCGTGGTGTTCGACAAGCAGAAAAACGGCGAACCGTGGCGGCCGCTGCCCGCCGCCGGAGCGAATGCCCAGCGGCTCGAAGGCTGGGACGTGGAACTGCGCCACGGCCGCGAGGGATGGACCAAATCCACGCGCATGCAGACCTTGCTCGACCTGCGCGACACGGAATTCACGAGTTTCATGGGCACGGCCGTTTACCGCAAGAGGTTCGACGCGGACGAGTTGCGGGGCACCGTACTGAACCTCGGCGAAGTGGCCGGGGTGTCGGACGTGCGCCTCAACGGCAAGGAGCTGGGGGTACAGTGGTACGGACGGCGCCTGTACGACCTATCGGGGGCCTTGGAACCGGGTGAAAACGAACTCGAAGTGCGCGTGACCACGACGATGGGCAATTACATGAAGACGCTCACCGACAATAAGATCGCGCAAAAGTGGACGAACCGCAAAAGCAAGGAACAGCCGCAGCAGTCGATGGGCCTGCTGGGTCCGGTAACGGTCTACCGCAACCGGGCATAA